In one window of Azoarcus olearius DNA:
- a CDS encoding nidogen-like domain-containing protein — protein sequence MTKRSLLLPALFAAASCLPGAASAALYTTALGSQIASLSDCDDCYSGPYGFGAGHSLSYFGGSYNGLYVGSNGYVTLGEGVSDFVTRPLDTQDLAPMIAALFTDLDSRADDASRVYVNTAQAGQIIVTWSQMGHYDTTYSVRSTFQLVIRSDQFAYAEGEGQVGFFYDTITDDAIASAGFGDGYFPSIPGEVALFLGPASAQSGAAPRWFVLRDGIPDVVGQVPEPGALGLAALGLLGLGLRRRRC from the coding sequence ATGACAAAGAGAAGCCTGCTCCTCCCCGCGCTGTTCGCGGCCGCATCCTGCCTCCCCGGCGCGGCCTCGGCGGCGCTCTACACCACCGCGCTCGGTAGCCAGATTGCCTCGCTGAGCGACTGCGACGACTGCTACAGCGGCCCCTACGGTTTTGGCGCCGGCCACAGCCTCAGCTACTTCGGCGGCAGCTACAACGGCCTCTACGTGGGCAGCAACGGCTACGTCACCCTGGGCGAAGGCGTCTCCGATTTCGTCACCCGTCCGCTCGACACCCAGGATCTGGCGCCCATGATCGCGGCGCTGTTCACCGACCTCGACAGCCGCGCCGACGACGCCTCGCGGGTATACGTCAACACCGCGCAAGCCGGCCAGATCATCGTCACCTGGTCGCAGATGGGCCATTACGACACCACCTACAGCGTGCGTAGCACCTTCCAGCTGGTGATCCGCTCCGACCAGTTCGCCTATGCCGAGGGCGAGGGCCAGGTCGGCTTCTTCTACGACACGATCACCGACGATGCGATCGCCAGCGCCGGTTTCGGCGACGGCTATTTCCCGTCGATTCCGGGCGAGGTGGCGCTCTTCCTCGGTCCCGCCAGCGCGCAGTCGGGCGCCGCGCCGCGCTGGTTCGTGCTGCGCGACGGAATTCCAGATGTGGTGGGGCAGGTGCCCGAGCCGGGCGCACTCGGGCTCGCCGCGCTCGGCCTGCTGGGCCTCGGGCTGCGCCGCCGGCGCTGCTGA
- a CDS encoding glycoside hydrolase family 3 N-terminal domain-containing protein, with protein sequence MRAGARLLRWGSAALALLLAHDPHTPYLLAVRGVIVPALVVAGVLGAAWAGRAACRRRLGWREAAVLAAAGITVATLALADAHRFAAARLEVLAAGASDPQLRRLGAHFMIGYRDADEVAALAARGLIGGIYLGRHNVRGRSVEAVRAEIDRLQALRARNALPPLIVAADQEGGSVAHMSPPLAPQPALASVLAGDEAGLEARARDYGRLQGAGLAALGVTLNFGPVVDLRPAHGGPLFDTHTRIGERAIDGDPARVARVARAYAEGLADAGVQATLKHFPGLGGVMRDTHHFAARLDTPGAVLAAHDWQAFRGAAPASAAMMVGHVVLPELDADRPASLSPAVVQGLLRRGWGYQGLLVTDDLNMGAVYRRGTCRAAVEALEAGIDLVLISYDPAQFYRALLCARRAFDEGRLQPELLAAGRSRLAAAAHLSTAAGGQAVREMWTQAASP encoded by the coding sequence GTGAGGGCCGGCGCGCGTCTGCTGCGCTGGGGCAGCGCGGCGCTCGCCCTGCTGCTGGCGCACGATCCGCACACGCCCTACCTGCTCGCGGTGCGCGGCGTCATCGTGCCCGCGCTGGTCGTCGCGGGCGTACTCGGCGCGGCGTGGGCGGGGCGCGCCGCCTGCCGCCGGCGGCTGGGGTGGCGCGAGGCCGCCGTGCTCGCCGCAGCCGGCATCACGGTGGCGACGCTGGCGCTGGCCGATGCCCACCGCTTCGCCGCAGCCCGCCTGGAAGTGCTCGCGGCAGGCGCGTCGGACCCGCAGCTGCGCCGCCTTGGCGCCCACTTCATGATCGGCTACCGCGATGCGGACGAAGTCGCGGCGCTCGCCGCGCGCGGCCTCATCGGCGGCATCTACCTCGGCCGCCACAACGTGCGCGGGCGCAGCGTCGAAGCCGTGCGGGCGGAGATCGACCGCCTGCAGGCTCTGCGCGCGCGCAACGCGCTGCCGCCGCTGATCGTCGCGGCCGACCAGGAAGGCGGCAGCGTCGCGCACATGAGCCCGCCGCTGGCGCCGCAGCCGGCGCTGGCCAGCGTGCTCGCGGGCGACGAGGCGGGGCTGGAAGCGCGGGCGCGCGACTATGGCCGTCTGCAAGGGGCAGGGCTCGCAGCACTGGGCGTGACGCTGAATTTCGGTCCGGTGGTCGATCTGCGCCCCGCGCACGGCGGGCCGCTGTTCGACACCCATACCCGTATCGGCGAACGCGCCATCGACGGCGATCCGGCGCGGGTCGCGCGGGTGGCCCGCGCCTATGCCGAAGGGCTGGCCGACGCCGGCGTGCAGGCGACCCTGAAGCACTTCCCGGGGCTGGGTGGCGTCATGCGCGACACCCATCACTTTGCCGCCCGCCTCGACACCCCGGGCGCGGTGCTCGCAGCGCACGACTGGCAGGCGTTTCGCGGCGCCGCGCCCGCCAGTGCCGCGATGATGGTCGGCCACGTGGTGCTGCCGGAGCTGGACGCCGACCGACCGGCATCGCTCTCGCCCGCAGTGGTGCAGGGGCTGCTGCGGCGCGGCTGGGGCTACCAGGGCCTGCTGGTCACCGACGACCTCAACATGGGCGCGGTGTATCGCCGCGGCACCTGCCGCGCGGCGGTGGAGGCGCTGGAAGCCGGCATCGACCTCGTCCTGATTTCCTACGATCCGGCGCAGTTCTACCGTGCGCTGCTGTGTGCGCGCCGCGCCTTCGACGAAGGCCGGCTGCAGCCGGAATTGCTCGCCGCGGGGCGCAGTCGGCTCGCCGCCGCGGCGCACTTATCCACAGCCGCCGGTGGACAAGCTGTGCGCGAAATGTGGACGCAGGCCGCAAGCCCTTGA
- the egtB gene encoding ergothioneine biosynthesis protein EgtB — translation MNTLLHTADRGDELDRAAWAQRYRRVRDASTDLCAPLAVEDYVIQACEEASPAKWHLAHVSWFFETFILTEYLPGYSEFHPRYRQLFNSYYQQIGEVFPRAARGTLARPTVDEVLRYRAHVDAGMLALLAERADLPWAEILQRLEIGLNHEQQHQELLLTDIKRNFAANPLRPAYRLDLPHPAQRPRAPLEWVSFEGGVYEIGAPALGEHFSYDNETPRHRVYLQPFRLASRLVTNGEFLAFIESGGYSNPALWLADGWTQVRSAGWSAPLYWERIGGEWWHYTLGGMAPLAPDEPVCHVSHYEAAAYAAWAGRRLPTEAEWEVAAATQPVAGNLRETGFLRPTVAPAGAGPAQLYGDVWEHTGSAYLPYPGYHAAEGAIGEYNGKFMCNQMVLRGGSCVTPADHLRATYRNFFYPQERWQFQGFRLAEDAT, via the coding sequence ATGAACACGCTGCTGCATACCGCCGATCGCGGCGACGAACTCGACCGCGCCGCCTGGGCCCAGCGCTATCGCCGGGTGCGCGACGCCAGCACCGACCTCTGTGCGCCGCTGGCGGTGGAGGACTACGTGATCCAGGCCTGTGAGGAAGCCAGCCCGGCAAAATGGCACCTGGCGCATGTCAGCTGGTTCTTCGAAACCTTCATCCTCACCGAATACCTGCCCGGCTACAGCGAGTTCCATCCGCGCTACCGACAGTTGTTCAACTCCTACTACCAGCAGATCGGGGAGGTCTTTCCGCGTGCCGCACGCGGCACGCTGGCGCGCCCGACCGTGGACGAAGTGCTGCGCTATCGCGCCCACGTGGATGCGGGGATGCTGGCGCTGCTGGCCGAACGCGCCGACCTGCCGTGGGCCGAAATCCTGCAGCGGCTGGAAATCGGCCTGAATCACGAGCAGCAGCACCAGGAACTGCTGCTCACCGACATCAAGCGCAACTTCGCCGCCAACCCGTTGCGCCCCGCCTACCGGCTCGACCTGCCCCACCCTGCACAGCGCCCGCGCGCGCCGCTGGAGTGGGTGAGCTTCGAGGGCGGGGTGTACGAGATCGGCGCCCCGGCGCTGGGCGAGCACTTCAGCTACGACAACGAAACGCCGCGCCACCGCGTCTATCTGCAGCCCTTCCGGCTCGCGTCGCGGCTGGTGACCAACGGCGAATTCCTCGCCTTCATCGAATCCGGCGGTTATTCCAATCCCGCGCTATGGCTGGCGGACGGCTGGACCCAGGTGCGCAGCGCGGGCTGGTCGGCGCCGCTGTACTGGGAGCGCATCGGCGGGGAATGGTGGCACTACACGCTGGGCGGCATGGCGCCGCTGGCGCCGGACGAGCCGGTGTGCCACGTCAGCCACTACGAGGCCGCCGCCTACGCCGCCTGGGCCGGGCGGCGGCTGCCAACCGAAGCGGAATGGGAGGTGGCCGCCGCCACGCAGCCGGTGGCCGGCAACCTGCGTGAAACCGGCTTCCTGCGGCCGACGGTGGCGCCGGCCGGCGCCGGCCCCGCCCAACTCTACGGCGACGTCTGGGAGCACACCGGCTCCGCCTACCTGCCCTACCCCGGCTACCACGCCGCCGAAGGCGCGATCGGCGAATACAACGGCAAGTTCATGTGCAACCAGATGGTGCTGCGCGGCGGCTCCTGCGTCACCCCGGCCGACCACCTGCGCGCGACCTATCGCAACTTCTTCTATCCGCAGGAGCGCTGGCAATTCCAGGGGTTCCGCCTGGCAGAGGACGCCACCTGA